One part of the Glycine soja cultivar W05 chromosome 11, ASM419377v2, whole genome shotgun sequence genome encodes these proteins:
- the LOC114374786 gene encoding uncharacterized protein LOC114374786, with protein MAETRCLAIIDEEEIEVDDDDIYENIEAPKFVDLTAPDCRRPDHDRHWFCFRVGCDQKHEQELDSEAIYKNFVLRVMAARSPNVRLRKALNRREASANLKCPLTAPAKSRVSRMDLISSLPHKMTDNNVKVKPLSMVAATPNAKVKQSPSVAKALTTPRNHQKKVSKVEQFRSVQSKKALTVGVPKSRVVAKALVFHSPKKVLKIKSSIELKTAMRTLCSAMNKLELNGVKKNGKGGSNSLAVATSKKQLRGREVKSRVFDSLYSNNRKEPETNTKTSLKEKKVKKGTQKCPVAVPHENDTSHMEIDEKSRCGSLEGCHESGTSGSGGELSFGDEKSHKSTRGESSVPVLTEASRSDITSLSSLNNEENKTTERSENEETKNSVSNKGKVSVAKKRKAEENSLASDDRENERQLTENDEKENVSAPHENIEISNNDDVPKKKAILGSKHEDSRKTQKKFTSTSTTPQVLKFRKLKPTNPKPFKLRTDERGILKEANLDRKIPSSLKETTVKGSESKAMRKYQNANRSSETCSTKSEQDTDNHYSSCDEKSNQTTRENQSGSIKSNNSNCKVQRKLSATSPLRNPPGPKLQKVTDLDDNLKRKSRMMQRKIVRPRSALPRKKERVVLATKLSVIVEKASDIVKPKETKPRKNDAVSSPTSKTTGSIHRPFSRGKRDLTVPKEPKFQSLHVPKDCTTGGHT; from the exons ATGGCGGAAACTCGGTGTTTGGCAATTATAGACGAAGAGGAAATAGAAGTAGACGACGATGACATCTACGAGAACATTGAAGCTCCCAAGTTCGTCGACCTCACCGCACCTGATTGTCGCCGCCCCGACCATGACCGCCACTGGTTCTGCTTCCGCGTTG GGTGTGACCAAAAGCATGAGCAAGAGTTGGACTCTGAGGCAATTTACAAGAATTTTGTTCTTCGG GTTATGGCAGCTAGAAGTCCAAATGTACGCCTCAGAAAAGCTTTGAATAGAAGAGAAGCAAG TGCAAACTTGAAGTGCCCCCTTACAGCTCCTGCCAAGTCAAGGGTGTCAAGGATGGACTTAATTTCCTCCTTGCCACACAAGATGACTGACAATAACGTGAAAGTTAAACCTCTTTCTATGGTTGCTGCAACCCCGAATGCTAAGGTGAAGCAATCACCTTCGGTGGCCAAGGCCTTGACTACACCAAGGAATCATCAGAAGAAGGTTTCCAAGGTAGAACAATTTAGAAGTGTTCAGAGCAAGAAAGCCTTGACTGTTGGTGTGCCTAAGAGCAGAGTGGTGGCGAAGgctcttgtttttcactcaCCTAAGAAGGTACTAAAGATCAAGAGTTCTATAGAGTTGAAAACAGCAATGAGAACACTGTGTTCAGCAATGAATAAGCTTGAACTTAATGGAgtgaagaagaatggaaaaggaGGTAGCAACTCATTGGCAGTGGCTACCTCCAAAAAGCAATTGAGGGGAAGAGAGGTTAAAAGCCGTGTGTTTGATTCCTTGTATTCTAATAATCGCAAGGAACCAGAAACCAACACAAAGACAAGTTTGAAggagaagaaagtaaaaaaaggcaCGCAGAAATGCCCGGTTGCTGTGCCTCATGAAAATGACACTAGTCATATGGAGATAGATGAGAAATCTAGGTGTGGCTCTCTAGAAGGATGCCATGAATCAGGAACTTCAGGAAGTGGTGGTGAACTGTCTTTTGGAGATGAAAAATCCCATAAATCAACAAGAGGAGAGAGTTCAGTTCCAGTTTTGACAGAAGCTTCTAGAAGTGACATTACCTCGCTTTCGAGTTTGAACAATGAAGAGAACAAGACTACAGAAAGGAGTGAAAATGAAGAGACAAAGAACTCAGTTTCTAATAAGGGAAAAGTATCTGTAGCCAAGAAGAGAAAGGCTGAAGAAAATTCATTGGCTTCTGATGACAGAGAAAATGAGAGGCAACTCACTGAGAATGATGAAAAGGAAAATGTTTCAGCCCCTCATGAGAACAT AGAGATTAGTAACAATGATGACGTGCCCAAAAAAAAGGCTATTCTTGGGAGCAAGCATGAGGATTCTAGAAAAACACAAAAG AAATTCACATCGACCTCAACTACTCCTCAAGTTCTGAAATTCAGAAAATTAAAGCCCACAAATCCTAAGCCCTTTAAGCTGAGAACTGAT GAAAGGGGAATTTTAAAAGAAGCAAACTTGGATAGAAAAATTCCCTCATCTTTAAAAGAAACCACAGTTAAAGGTAGTGAGTCCAAGGCAATGAGGAAATATCAGAATGCGAACCGA TCAAGTGAAACTTGTTCCACAAAAAGTGAACAAGACACTGATAATCATTATAGCAGCTGTGATgagaaatcaaaccaaacaacaCGAGAAAACCAATCT GGGAGCATTAAAAGTAACAACTCCAACTGCAAGGTGCAACGAAAATTATCTGCTACATCACCTCTTAGAAATCCTCCTGGTCCTAAACTTCAGAAAGTCACTGATCTGGATgacaatttgaaaagaaaatcccGAATGATGCAACGAAAAATTGTAAGGCCTAGAAG TGCTTTGccaaggaagaaagaaagagttgTCCTTGCAACCAAACTTAGTGTTATTGTGGAAAAGGCATCAGATATTGTGAAGCCAAAGGAAACAAAGCCACGTAAAAATGACGCAGTTTCTTCACCTACAAGTAAAACTACAGGTTCCATTCACAGGCCTTTTTCACGGGGAAAGAGAGATTTAACTGTTCCCAAGGAACCAAAGTTTCAGAGTCTACATGTGCCAAAGGACTGCACCACCGGGGGACACACATAA
- the LOC114376024 gene encoding receptor-like protein kinase 7 has product MFAGGIFRYGSPTTLLFLCLVASTLSDELQLLMKFKSSIQSSNANVFSSWTQANSPCQFTGIVCNSKGFVSEINLAEQQLKGTVPFDSLCELQSLEKISLGSNVYLHGSISEDLRKCTNLKQLDLGNNSFTGEVPDLSSLHKLELLSLNSSGISGAFPWKSLENLTSLEFLSLGDNLLEKTPFPLEVLKLENLYWLYLTNCSITGNIPLGIGNLTRLQNLELSDNHLSGEIPPDIVKLQRLWQLELYDNYLSGKIAVGFGNLTSLVNFDASYNQLEGDLSELRSLTKLASLHLFGNKFSGEIPKEIGDLKNLTELSLYGNNFTGPLPQKLGSWVGMQYLDVSDNSFSGPIPPHLCKHNQIDELALLNNSFSGTIPETYANCTSLARFRLSRNSLSGVVPSGIWGLANLKLFDLAMNQFEGPVTTDIAKAKSLAQLLLSYNKFSGELPLEISEASSLVSIQLSSNQFSGHIPETIGKLKKLTSLTLNGNNLSGIVPDSIGSCTSLNEINLAGNSLSGAIPASVGSLPTLNSLNLSSNRLSGEIPSSLSSLRLSLLDLSNNQLFGSIPEPLAISAFRDGFTGNPGLCSKALKGFRPCSMESSSSKRFRNLLVCFIAVVMVLLGACFLFTKLRQNKFEKQLKTTSWNVKQYHVLRFNENEIVDGIKAENLIGKGGSGNVYRVVLKSGAEFAVKHIWTSNLSERGSCRSTSSMLRRSSRSPEFDAEVATLSSIRHVNVVKLYCSITSEDSSLLVYEFLPNGSLWDRLHTCKNKSEMGWEVRYDIALGAARGLEYLHHGCDRPVIHRDVKSSNILLDEEWKPRIADFGLAKILQGGAGNWTNVIAGTVGYMPPEYAYTCRVTEKSDVYSFGVVLMELVTGKRPMEPEFGENHDIVYWVCNNIRSREDALELVDPTIAKHVKEDAMKVLKIATLCTGKIPASRPSMRMLVQMLEEADPFTTTKMIVTIDA; this is encoded by the exons ATGTTCGCCGGAGGAATTTTCCGGTACGGTTCTCCCACTACTCTGTTATTCCTCTGTCTCGTTGCTTCCACCCTCTCAGATGAACTTCAACTACTCATGAAGTTCAAGTCCTCTATACAAAGTTCCAACGCTAATGTTTTCAGTTCATGGACACAAGCAAATTCTCCCTGCCAATTCACCGGGATTGTATGCAACTCCAAAGGCTTTGTTTCAGAAATCAACCTTGCGGAGCAACAACTAAAGGGTACTGTTCCTTTTGATTCACTTTGCGAGCTTCAATCGCTTGAGAAGATATCTTTGGGGTCCAACGTCTACTTGCATGGCAGCATCAGTGAGGATTTGAGGAAGTGCACCAACTTGAAGCAGCTGGACTTGGGTAATAATTCATTCACTGGTGAAGTTCCTGATCTGTCAAGTTTGCACAAGTTGGAGTTGTTGAGTTTAAACTCCAGTGGAATTTCTGGGGCGTTTCCATGGAAATCATTGGAAAATCTAACTAGTCTCGAGTTTCTGAGTCTTGGAGATAACCTGTTGGAGAAAACTCCTTTCCCTTTGGAGGTCTTAAAGCTTGAAAATTTGTATTGGCTTTACCTCACGAATTGCAGCATCACTGGGAATATTCCTTTGGGGATTGGGAATTTAACTCGGCTTCAGAATCTTGAGCTTTCTGACAACCATTTGTCTGGTGAGATTCCACCTGATATTGTGAAGCTTCAGAGGCTGTGGCAGCTTGAGTTGTATGATAACTATTTGAGTGGGAAAATCGCTGTTGGATTTGGCAACCTTACTAGTCTTGTTAACTTTGATGCTTCTTATAATCAGCTTGAAGGCGATCTTTCTGAGCTAAGGTCCTTGACAAAACTTGCATCCCTTCATCTTTTTGGGAACAAGTTCTCTGGAGAAATTCCAAAAGAGATTGGAGATCTCAAGAATCTCACAGAACTTTCTCTTTATGGTAACAATTTCACTGGCCCTCTTCCTCAAAAGCTTGGCTCGTGGGTTGGCATGCAGTACCTTGATGTTTCAGACAATTCTTTTTCTGGTCCTATACCACCTCACCTATGCAAGCACAACCAAATCGATGAACTAGCACTGTTGAACAACAGCTTCAGTGGAACTATACCAGAAACATATGCAAACTGCACATCTTTGGCTCGATTTCGCCTGAGCAGGAATTCACTTTCTGGTGTTGTTCCTTCAGGCATATGGGGCTTGGCAAATTTGAAACTATTTGATCTTGCAATGAACCAGTTTGAAGGTCCAGTGACAACTGATATTGCCAAAGCAAAATCTCTGGCTCAACTGCTGTTATCTTACAATAAGTTCTCAGGTGAGTTGCCATTGGAAATCTCAGAAGCTTCTTCACTGGTGTCAATTCAACTAAgttcaaatcaattttctggTCACATTCCAGAAACCATTGGCAAGTTGAAGAAACTAACTAGTCTAACTTTGAATGGGAACAATCTTTCTGGTATTGTACCAGATTCCATTGGTTCTTGTACTTCTCTTAATGAGATAAACCTTGCTGGTAACTCTCTTTCTGGGGCTATACCAGCTAGCGTTGGTTCTCTTCCAACCCTCAATTCATTGAACTTGTCCTCAAACAGGCTTTCTGGTGAAATTCCATCTAGTCTATCATCTCTCAGACTTAGCCTTCTTGACTTATCAAACAACCAGTTGTTTGGTTCCATACCAGAACCACTGGCTATTTCAGCCTTCAGAGATGGGTTCACGGGAAACCCTGGTTTATGCAGCAAGGCTTTAAAAGGTTTCAGACCATGTTCAATGGAATCTAGCAGCTCTAAGCGATTCAGAAACCTATTAGTCTGTTTCATTGCTGTTGTAATGGTTCTGCTTGGAGCATGTTTCCTCTTCACAAAACTAAGGCAGAACAAGTTTGAGAAGCAACTGAAGACTACTTCATGGAATGTCAAGCAGTACCATGTGCTAAGATTCAATGAGAATGAAATAGTTGATGGGATCAAGGCTGAGAATTTGATTGGAAAAGGAGGATCCGGGAATGTTTATAGGGTTGTGCTTAAAAGTGGGGCAGAATTTGCAGTGAAACATATATGGACTTCAAATCTAAGTGAGAGGGGAAGTTGTAGGAGCACCTCATCTATGCTAAGAAGGAGTTCAAGGTCACCTGAATTTGATGCAGAAGTGGCCACTCTTAGCTCAATAAGGCATGTGAATGTGGTGAAGCTCTATTGTAGCATCACAAGTGAAGATAGCAGTTTGCTTGTTTATGAGTTTTTACCAAATGGGAGCTTGTGGGACAGGTTACACACGTGTAAGAATAAGTCTGAGATGGGGTGGGAGGTTAGGTATGACATTGCTTTGGGTGCTGCTAGAGGATTGGAGTACCTGCACCATGGGTGTGATAGACCTGTTATACATAGGGATGTCAAATCCAGTAACATATTGCTGGATGAGGAATGGAAGCCAAGGATTGCTGATTTTGGCCTTGCAAAGATTCTTCAGGGAGGAGCAGGCAATTGGACCAATGTCATTGCTGGAACAGTTGGATACATGCCTCCTG AGTATGCCTACACTTGTAGGGTGACAGAGAAGAGTGATGTTTACAGCTTTGGGGTAGTGCTGATGGAGTTGGTAACGGGGAAGAGGCCTATGGAGCCAGAGTTTGGAGAGAATCATGATATTGTGTATTGGGTATGCAACAATATTAGGAGCAGAGAAGATGCTCTTGAATTGGTGGATCCTACCATTGCAAAGCATGTCAAAGAGGATGCCATGAAGGTGTTGAAAATCGCAACACTGTGCACCGGGAAAATTCCAGCTTCAAGACCCTCAATGAGAATGTTGGTTCAAATGCTGGAAGAGGCAGATCCATTTACCACAACCAAAATGATTGTGACCATTGATGCTTAA
- the LOC114377508 gene encoding uncharacterized protein LOC114377508, which yields MKPLLGFAIAFLLLLHSSLASDIPYPKAISDLKDTIVKGFGFTAEDDVKITGFDPRDAEVGHSVEYQFDLQIDHKVIPFKLLEDVKRWDYVDLPIFRAEAPTGLVQKRASADGLPVLAPFVLAGPMELWIHDANDMRLSLPHDVDAGVLKKVVLAEGAAVTVKGARSVSLRQPLDFPLPLNRTENGFANGLLTLAEHLRHASRTQSSPILSLRIVGPTSLAAAPSSDTTTSTSLKLKRLAPGLVELSSPMKSKEIEPFSSVDLEGEAPTVLTPTQFATLWPLASLNGSNANLLGFEKLLHSVLGDKAEKKGSFRLLKADVSAQTYVKIGFKAEKKVKEGELEGYYPAWRTKPETVTTHFEVLAKVDGDKVVPEKVMPVKPVIAVDSVAENLLTRNASMSKTQVHPPPDPFYL from the exons ATGAAACCTCTTCTCGGCTTCGCAATCGcgttcctcctcctcctacatTCCTCTCTTGCTTCCGACATCCCCTACCCCAAAGCAATTTCC GATTTGAAGGATACAATTGTGAAGGGATTTGGGTTTACGGCGGAAGATGATGTTAAGATTACGGGGTTCGATCCGAGAGACGCCGAGGTAGGGCATTCCGTGGAGTACCAATTCGACCTCCAAATCGATCACAAGGTTATTCCCTTCAAGCTTCTCGAAGATGTGAAACGCTGGGATTACGTGGATCTTCCCATTTTCCGGGCCGAGGCCCCAACTGGCTTGGTTCAGAAACGGGCTTCGGCTGACGGGCTTCCCGTTTTGGCTCCGTTCGTTCTCGCTGGGCCCATGGAACTCTGGATTCACGACGCCAACGACATGAGACTCTCCCTTCCC CATGACGTGGATGCTGGCGTGTTGAAGAAAGTGGTGTTGGCTGAGGGAGCAGCGGTTACCGTGAAAGGTGCAAGATCCGTTAGTCTTCGTCAACCTCTTGATTTCCCTCTTCCGTTAAACCGAACGGAGAATGGTTTTGCTAACGGTCTTTTAACTTTGGCTGAGCATCTTCGCCATGCTTCTAGAACCCAGAGTTCTCCGATTCTCTCGCTGCGAATCGTTGGTCCCACATCGCTCGCAGCCGCGCCTTCTTCCGACACGACTACCTCAACCTCGTTGAAGCTCAAGCGTCTTGCACCTGGTCTTGTGGAATTGTCATCACCCATGAAGAGCAAAGAGATTGAACCATTCTCTAGTGTTGATCTTGAGGGTGAAGCCCCCACGGTTCTTACTCCGACCCAGTTTGCGACATTGTGGCCTCTTGCTTCGCTTAATGGGTCGAATGCAAACTTGTTGGGGTTTGAGAAACTGTTGCATTCTGTGTTGGGTGATAAGGCTGAGAAGAAAGGTTCATTCAGGTTGTTGAAGGCTGATGTTTCTGCTCAGACTTACGTGAAAATTGGTTTTAAGGCGgagaagaaggtgaaggaagggGAATTGGAGGGTTACTACCCTGCGTGGAGGACTAAGCCTGAGACTGTTACCACGCACTTTGAGGTTCTGGCTAAGGTTGATGGGGATAAAGTTGTGCCGGAGAAAGTTATGCCGGTGAAACCTGTTATTGCGGTGGATAGTGTGGCGGAGAATTTGCTCACTCGGAATGCGTCCATGTCCAAGACACAAGTTCATCCTCCACCCGACCCCTTTTACTTGTAA
- the LOC114374688 gene encoding transcription factor bHLH25-like isoform X1, with translation MIDFNACTWDVVLFDILIRLIASAVFHFMRTSHMEISSIRGLPEMGIIEDPNFLHHWQLNSIDTTSLTGAPFGEILQKHSFSDNSNFNPKTSMETSPTGIERPAKQLRNNSWNHNKSQQQTPETQFASCSNLLSFVNSNYTSELGLVKPKVEMVCPKINNNTLADMLISQGNLGNQNYLFKASQEAKKIETRPKLSQPQDHIIAERKRREKLSQRFIALSALVPGLKKMDKASVLGEAIKYLKQMQEKVSALEEEQNRKRTVESVVIVKKSRLSSDAEDSSSSETGDTFDEALPEIEARFYERNVLIRIHCEKNKGVIEKTISEIEKLHLKVINSSALTFGSFILDITIIAQMDMEFCMTVKDLVRSLRSAFSYFV, from the exons ATGATTGATTTTAATGCATGTACATGGGATGTTGTACTTTTT GATATATTAATTAGGTTGATAGCTTCAGCTGTTTTTCATTTCATGAGGACTTCTCATATGGAGATTTCATCAATCAGAGGGTTGCCTGAAATG GGGATAATAGAGGATCCTAACTTCCTCCATCACTGGCAGTTAAACTCTATTGATACAACTAGCCTAACAGGTGCTCCTTTTGGAGAGATTTTACAAAAGCACTCATTCTCTGATAACTCAAATTTCAACCCCAAAACATCCATGGAAACATCACCAACTGGAATTGAAAGACCTGCAAAACAGCTCAGAAATAACAGCTGGAATCACAACAAAAGTCAACAACAGACACCAGAAACACAATTTGCTTCATGCTCAAATCTTCTTTCATTTGTTAATTCGAATTACACGAGCGAATTGGGACTAGTGAAACCTAAGGTGGAGATGGTGTGTCCTAAAATCAACAACAACACTCTCGCAGACATGTTGATCTCTCAAGGAAACTTAGGAAATCAAAACTATCTTTTCAAGGCTAGCCAGGAGGCCAAAAAGATTGAAACACGTCCTAAACTTTCTCAACCTCAAGACCACATAATAGCTGAAAGGAAGCGAAGAGAGAAGCTCAGCCAACGGTTCATTGCTCTATCTGCTCTTGTTCCGGGCCTAAAGAAG ATGGACAAAGCTTCTGTTCTTGGAGAAGCTATAAAGTACTTGAAGCAAATGCAAGAGAAAGTGAGTGCTCTTGAGGAGGAACAGAACAGGAAGAGAACTGTGGAATCTGTGGTAATTGTGAAGAAATCCCGGCTATCTAGTGATGCTGAAGACtcttcttcttcagaaaccGGTGATACATTTGATGAGGCACTACCTGAAATTGAAGCAAGATTTTATGAAAGAAATGTCCTCATAAGAATACATTGTGAGAAGAATAAAGGAGTCATAGAGAAAACAATCAGCGAAATTGAGAAACTCCATCTAAAAGTCATCAATAGCAGTGCCTTGACATTTGGGAGTTTCATCCTGGATATAACAATTATTGCTCAG ATGGATATGGAATTCTGCATGACAGTGAAGGATCTTGTGAGAAGTTTACGCTCAGCCTTTTCATATTTCGTGTGA
- the LOC114374688 gene encoding transcription factor bHLH25-like isoform X2: MRTSHMEISSIRGLPEMGIIEDPNFLHHWQLNSIDTTSLTGAPFGEILQKHSFSDNSNFNPKTSMETSPTGIERPAKQLRNNSWNHNKSQQQTPETQFASCSNLLSFVNSNYTSELGLVKPKVEMVCPKINNNTLADMLISQGNLGNQNYLFKASQEAKKIETRPKLSQPQDHIIAERKRREKLSQRFIALSALVPGLKKMDKASVLGEAIKYLKQMQEKVSALEEEQNRKRTVESVVIVKKSRLSSDAEDSSSSETGDTFDEALPEIEARFYERNVLIRIHCEKNKGVIEKTISEIEKLHLKVINSSALTFGSFILDITIIAQMDMEFCMTVKDLVRSLRSAFSYFV, encoded by the exons ATGAGGACTTCTCATATGGAGATTTCATCAATCAGAGGGTTGCCTGAAATG GGGATAATAGAGGATCCTAACTTCCTCCATCACTGGCAGTTAAACTCTATTGATACAACTAGCCTAACAGGTGCTCCTTTTGGAGAGATTTTACAAAAGCACTCATTCTCTGATAACTCAAATTTCAACCCCAAAACATCCATGGAAACATCACCAACTGGAATTGAAAGACCTGCAAAACAGCTCAGAAATAACAGCTGGAATCACAACAAAAGTCAACAACAGACACCAGAAACACAATTTGCTTCATGCTCAAATCTTCTTTCATTTGTTAATTCGAATTACACGAGCGAATTGGGACTAGTGAAACCTAAGGTGGAGATGGTGTGTCCTAAAATCAACAACAACACTCTCGCAGACATGTTGATCTCTCAAGGAAACTTAGGAAATCAAAACTATCTTTTCAAGGCTAGCCAGGAGGCCAAAAAGATTGAAACACGTCCTAAACTTTCTCAACCTCAAGACCACATAATAGCTGAAAGGAAGCGAAGAGAGAAGCTCAGCCAACGGTTCATTGCTCTATCTGCTCTTGTTCCGGGCCTAAAGAAG ATGGACAAAGCTTCTGTTCTTGGAGAAGCTATAAAGTACTTGAAGCAAATGCAAGAGAAAGTGAGTGCTCTTGAGGAGGAACAGAACAGGAAGAGAACTGTGGAATCTGTGGTAATTGTGAAGAAATCCCGGCTATCTAGTGATGCTGAAGACtcttcttcttcagaaaccGGTGATACATTTGATGAGGCACTACCTGAAATTGAAGCAAGATTTTATGAAAGAAATGTCCTCATAAGAATACATTGTGAGAAGAATAAAGGAGTCATAGAGAAAACAATCAGCGAAATTGAGAAACTCCATCTAAAAGTCATCAATAGCAGTGCCTTGACATTTGGGAGTTTCATCCTGGATATAACAATTATTGCTCAG ATGGATATGGAATTCTGCATGACAGTGAAGGATCTTGTGAGAAGTTTACGCTCAGCCTTTTCATATTTCGTGTGA